Proteins from a genomic interval of Ciona intestinalis chromosome 9, KH, whole genome shotgun sequence:
- the LOC100187541 gene encoding dystrophin-like protein 1 isoform X3 — MPSRMSRRKDYNLVDDSYDTRVPLHNEEAFHHGINFKAKYIGTLDVPRPTGRMEIVVAMRRIRYEFKVKRIKKRKVNVVVSVDGVKVILRTKKKELMWDERKLLLMHDPVYRIFYVSHDSHDLKIWSYIARDGSSNVFRCNVFKSTKKSQAMRIVRTIGQAFEVCHKFNTAQNAIAPTGKKATETEQQKIDNKDGKSKKDEVEETDIDAVDITELEPNVGHRTGVTDLDSVQSKQSTPAVTRATANGLSPSGKISAITGDAPLSLHHQMQLMQQQVLQAEQQTQVAVSQVQLLKDQLSAETTARVEAQARNHQLLLQNRELITQMSELVSHISEMEKRISTSRDASNGKYRLHNGERTPAPIIVDPGTPASAPVHLPSFASKVAKAFPIMNDSLFENMNISSQATPTTNEIGRSGKKTLQSAELRLSKSGGNQHNHLESISSDSGSESSSSSEDEEGINPAGYQHVSHSMASTTLATAGSSGAGKTDIMNLLNLDDTANTSIWTSGLATPSKIHRGHPNTSYPKSNGTDSMLEGSSMFSTSQTNYQTNGYTLSPILSIDRSTTRVKEMDSSIDKTPEKRSAWNRLSSPSNVSHDQTNTSKKKSEKSDAISPDSTASFNLPRLDPPPKVKRNLSKSTPATPETHFNDSPSASESSWQSVISPPPQNTRLKVQSSVGPNEAKTAVKPTEQAKIRYTQPKEVTYLDESISLMEITDSDYTPSITSDFDPLSSKRSLFSSTYPSASNPFHPDKVLSSFDQSFDTTAPSKLFDFTPEEYDKHRRYEPLRKEQSSKWSTGLSYVQDNDSIRSNVKVKHDVSVASSVATISKPSFSETVSEHSINSNDGDITVGSILDEIDIPANEFTNEFWEGDVTDSLSRTNDAEIAALNDDSKVTNSLESAQTSKQDVSKTNSDPLEASVVDRTPVLSPVTSPTSLSSGTYNDPANSPARDLNCAKSLPFSGSEPTSISSSDSGVMSSSTSGNIQDIPNVVHHT, encoded by the exons ATGCCATCACGAATGTCCAGGAGGAAAGATTATAATCTTGTTGATGATTCTTATGATACAAGAGTCCCACTTCATAATGAAGAAGCTTTTCACCATGGGATCAATTTCAAGGCAAAA TACATTGGAACATTGGACGTACCTCGGCCAACAGGACGAATGGAAATTGTTGTTGCCATGAGAAGAATAAGG TATGAGTTCAAAgtaaagagaataaagaagAGAAAAGTGAATGTGGTAGTTTCTGTGGATGGTGTTAAAGTGATTTTACGAACAAAG AAAAAAGAGCTGATGTGGGATGAACGTAAGCTGCTGTTAATGCATGATCCAGTCTACAG GATCTTTTATGTATCACATGATTCGCATGACTTGAAAATATGGAGTTACATTGCAAGGGATGGTTCAAGCAATGTATTTCGCTGCAATGTATTCAAATCAACAAAGAAG agcCAAGCAATGAGAATTGTAAGAACCATTGGTCAAGCTTTCGAAGTTTGTCATAAGTTTAACACAGCTCAAAACGCTATAGCACCAACGGGGAAAAAAGCAACTGAAACAGAGcaacaaaaaattgacaacAAAG ATGGAAAATCAAAGAAAGATGAAGTAGAAGAAACTGATATAGATGCAGTTGACATCACAGAACTTGAACCCAATGTTGGTCACCGGACAGGGGTCACAGACTTGGATTCGGTTCAGAGCAAA CAATCCACACCAGCTGTAACAAGAGCAACGGCCAATGGGTTAAGTCCTTCAGGAAAAATATCTGCCATAACAGGGGATGCACCTTTAAGTCTACACCATCAAATGCAGCTCATGCAGCAGCAAGTTTTGCAAGCTGAGCAGCAAACACAAGTGGCAGTTTCACAG gtGCAGCTGCTAAAAGATCAGCTTTCAGCGGAAACTACTGCTAGAGTAGAGGCACAG GCAAGAAACCATCAGCTTCTGCTTCAGAACCGTGAACTAATTACACAAATGAGTGAACTTGTCTCCCACATCAGTGAGATGGAAAAGAGAATTTCCACCTCCAGAG ACGCTTCAAATGGAAAGTACCGATTACATAATGGTGAACGTACCCCTGCTCCAATTATTGTGGACCCTGGGACTCCTGCATCAGCACCAGTCCATCTTCCATCTTTTGCATCCAAGGTAGCAAAG GCATTTCCCATCATGAATGATTCCCTCTTCGAAAACATGAACATTTCTTCGCAAGCTACTCCTACTACTAATGAGATTGGTCGTTCTGGGAAAAAAACACTGCAATCTGCTGAGCTCAGATTGTCAAAGTCTGGTGGTAATCAACATAATCATCTGGAAAGCa TATCATCAGATTCAGGATCAGAATCCTCAAGTTCAAGTGAAGATGAAGAAGGTATTAACCCGGCTGGTTATCAACATGTCAGTCATTCCATGGCATCAACTACACTTGCAACAGCAGGCTCCAGTGGAGCAGGCAAAACTGATATAATGAACTTGTTAAATCTGGATGATACCGC cAACACCTCAATATGGACATCCGGACTAGCCACACCATCTAAGATACATCGAGGGCATCCGAACACAAGCTACCCCAAGTCAAATGGCACTGACAGCATGCTGGAAGGGTCATCTATGTTTTCAACGTCACAAACTAACTATCAAAC aaatgGATATACACTTTCCCCCATTCTCAGCATTGATCGATCCACAACCAGAGTAAAAGAAATGGATTCAAGCATTGATAAG ACTCCTGAAAAGAGAAGTGCATGGAATCGCTTGTCATCACCAAGTAATGTCTCCCACGATCAAACTAATACTTCCAAGAAGAAGAGTGAAAAAAG TGATGCAATCTCACCAGACTCAACAGCCTCGTTCAATTTACCACGACTTGATCCCCCACCAAAGGTGAAGCGAAACCTGTCAAAATCAACCCCCGCCACCCCAGAAACTCACTTCAATGACTCTCCTTCTGCCTCAGAATCATCATGGCAATCAGTGATCAGTCCACCACCACAGAACACAAGATTAAAAGTTCAGTCCTCAGTCGGACCAAACGAAGCTAAAACTGCTGTAAAACCAACAGAACAGGCAAAAATTCGATACACACAGCCTAAAGAAGTCACTTATTTGGATGAATCAATTTCCCTGATGGAAATTACAGATTCAGATTACACACCGTCTATAACAAGTGACTTTGACCCATTAAGCAGTAAACGTTCACTCTTTTCCTCTACCTATCCCAGTGCATCAAACCCTTTCCACCCAGACAAAGTTCTCTCATCATTTGATCAAAGTTTTGACACCACTGCCCCGAGCAAGCTGTTTGATTTTACGCCAGAAGAGTATGACAAACATAGACGGTACGAACCGCTGAGAAAGGAGCAGTCATCCAAGTGGAGCACGGGCCTGTCATATGTTCAAGACAACGACAGCATTCGGTCGaatgttaaagtaaaacatgatGTTTCTGTAGCGTCGTCTGTAGCGACAATTTCCAAGCCTTCCTTTTCCGAGACTGTATCGGAGCATTCCATTAACAGTAACGACGGGGACATAACAGTTGGCTCGATACTCGACGAGATTGATATTCCCGCAAATGAGTTTACAAACGAGTTCTGGGaaggtgacgtcacagactcTCTTTCCCGAACCAACGATGCCGAAATAGCAGCTCTCAATGACGACAGCAAAGTAACGAACAGTTTAGAATCAGCTCAAACAAGTAAGCAAGACGTTTCCAAAACAAACAGTGATCCGCTAGAGGCATCCGTGGTTGACAGAACCCCAGTTTTATCACCAGTGACGTCACCTACCTCGCTTAGCAGTGGTACGTATAACGATCCTGCAAACTCTCCTGCACGGGATTTAAACTGTGCGAAGTCATTACCGTTCAGTGGAAGCGAGCCGACTTCTATTTCGTCAAGTGACTCAGGCGTTATGTCAAGTTCAACAAGTGGAAACATCCAGGACATTCCAAACGTAGTACATCATACGTGA
- the LOC100187541 gene encoding dystrophin-like protein 1 isoform X1 — protein MPSRMSRRKDYNLVDDSYDTRVPLHNEEAFHHGINFKAKYIGTLDVPRPTGRMEIVVAMRRIRYEFKVKRIKKRKVNVVVSVDGVKVILRTKIVMYILQKKELMWDERKLLLMHDPVYRIFYVSHDSHDLKIWSYIARDGSSNVFRCNVFKSTKKSQAMRIVRTIGQAFEVCHKFNTAQNAIAPTGKKATETEQQKIDNKDGKSKKDEVEETDIDAVDITELEPNVGHRTGVTDLDSVQSKQSTPAVTRATANGLSPSGKISAITGDAPLSLHHQMQLMQQQVLQAEQQTQVAVSQVQLLKDQLSAETTARVEAQARNHQLLLQNRELITQMSELVSHISEMEKRISTSRDASNGKYRLHNGERTPAPIIVDPGTPASAPVHLPSFASKVAKAFPIMNDSLFENMNISSQATPTTNEIGRSGKKTLQSAELRLSKSGGNQHNHLESISSDSGSESSSSSEDEEGINPAGYQHVSHSMASTTLATAGSSGAGKTDIMNLLNLDDTANTSIWTSGLATPSKIHRGHPNTSYPKSNGTDSMLEGSSMFSTSQTNYQTNGYTLSPILSIDRSTTRVKEMDSSIDKTPEKRSAWNRLSSPSNVSHDQTNTSKKKSEKSDAISPDSTASFNLPRLDPPPKVKRNLSKSTPATPETHFNDSPSASESSWQSVISPPPQNTRLKVQSSVGPNEAKTAVKPTEQAKIRYTQPKEVTYLDESISLMEITDSDYTPSITSDFDPLSSKRSLFSSTYPSASNPFHPDKVLSSFDQSFDTTAPSKLFDFTPEEYDKHRRYEPLRKEQSSKWSTGLSYVQDNDSIRSNVKVKHDVSVASSVATISKPSFSETVSEHSINSNDGDITVGSILDEIDIPANEFTNEFWEGDVTDSLSRTNDAEIAALNDDSKVTNSLESAQTSKQDVSKTNSDPLEASVVDRTPVLSPVTSPTSLSSGTYNDPANSPARDLNCAKSLPFSGSEPTSISSSDSGVMSSSTSGNIQDIPNVVHHT, from the exons ATGCCATCACGAATGTCCAGGAGGAAAGATTATAATCTTGTTGATGATTCTTATGATACAAGAGTCCCACTTCATAATGAAGAAGCTTTTCACCATGGGATCAATTTCAAGGCAAAA TACATTGGAACATTGGACGTACCTCGGCCAACAGGACGAATGGAAATTGTTGTTGCCATGAGAAGAATAAGG TATGAGTTCAAAgtaaagagaataaagaagAGAAAAGTGAATGTGGTAGTTTCTGTGGATGGTGTTAAAGTGATTTTACGAACAAAG ATTGTTATGTATATTCTGCAGAAAAAAGAGCTGATGTGGGATGAACGTAAGCTGCTGTTAATGCATGATCCAGTCTACAG GATCTTTTATGTATCACATGATTCGCATGACTTGAAAATATGGAGTTACATTGCAAGGGATGGTTCAAGCAATGTATTTCGCTGCAATGTATTCAAATCAACAAAGAAG agcCAAGCAATGAGAATTGTAAGAACCATTGGTCAAGCTTTCGAAGTTTGTCATAAGTTTAACACAGCTCAAAACGCTATAGCACCAACGGGGAAAAAAGCAACTGAAACAGAGcaacaaaaaattgacaacAAAG ATGGAAAATCAAAGAAAGATGAAGTAGAAGAAACTGATATAGATGCAGTTGACATCACAGAACTTGAACCCAATGTTGGTCACCGGACAGGGGTCACAGACTTGGATTCGGTTCAGAGCAAA CAATCCACACCAGCTGTAACAAGAGCAACGGCCAATGGGTTAAGTCCTTCAGGAAAAATATCTGCCATAACAGGGGATGCACCTTTAAGTCTACACCATCAAATGCAGCTCATGCAGCAGCAAGTTTTGCAAGCTGAGCAGCAAACACAAGTGGCAGTTTCACAG gtGCAGCTGCTAAAAGATCAGCTTTCAGCGGAAACTACTGCTAGAGTAGAGGCACAG GCAAGAAACCATCAGCTTCTGCTTCAGAACCGTGAACTAATTACACAAATGAGTGAACTTGTCTCCCACATCAGTGAGATGGAAAAGAGAATTTCCACCTCCAGAG ACGCTTCAAATGGAAAGTACCGATTACATAATGGTGAACGTACCCCTGCTCCAATTATTGTGGACCCTGGGACTCCTGCATCAGCACCAGTCCATCTTCCATCTTTTGCATCCAAGGTAGCAAAG GCATTTCCCATCATGAATGATTCCCTCTTCGAAAACATGAACATTTCTTCGCAAGCTACTCCTACTACTAATGAGATTGGTCGTTCTGGGAAAAAAACACTGCAATCTGCTGAGCTCAGATTGTCAAAGTCTGGTGGTAATCAACATAATCATCTGGAAAGCa TATCATCAGATTCAGGATCAGAATCCTCAAGTTCAAGTGAAGATGAAGAAGGTATTAACCCGGCTGGTTATCAACATGTCAGTCATTCCATGGCATCAACTACACTTGCAACAGCAGGCTCCAGTGGAGCAGGCAAAACTGATATAATGAACTTGTTAAATCTGGATGATACCGC cAACACCTCAATATGGACATCCGGACTAGCCACACCATCTAAGATACATCGAGGGCATCCGAACACAAGCTACCCCAAGTCAAATGGCACTGACAGCATGCTGGAAGGGTCATCTATGTTTTCAACGTCACAAACTAACTATCAAAC aaatgGATATACACTTTCCCCCATTCTCAGCATTGATCGATCCACAACCAGAGTAAAAGAAATGGATTCAAGCATTGATAAG ACTCCTGAAAAGAGAAGTGCATGGAATCGCTTGTCATCACCAAGTAATGTCTCCCACGATCAAACTAATACTTCCAAGAAGAAGAGTGAAAAAAG TGATGCAATCTCACCAGACTCAACAGCCTCGTTCAATTTACCACGACTTGATCCCCCACCAAAGGTGAAGCGAAACCTGTCAAAATCAACCCCCGCCACCCCAGAAACTCACTTCAATGACTCTCCTTCTGCCTCAGAATCATCATGGCAATCAGTGATCAGTCCACCACCACAGAACACAAGATTAAAAGTTCAGTCCTCAGTCGGACCAAACGAAGCTAAAACTGCTGTAAAACCAACAGAACAGGCAAAAATTCGATACACACAGCCTAAAGAAGTCACTTATTTGGATGAATCAATTTCCCTGATGGAAATTACAGATTCAGATTACACACCGTCTATAACAAGTGACTTTGACCCATTAAGCAGTAAACGTTCACTCTTTTCCTCTACCTATCCCAGTGCATCAAACCCTTTCCACCCAGACAAAGTTCTCTCATCATTTGATCAAAGTTTTGACACCACTGCCCCGAGCAAGCTGTTTGATTTTACGCCAGAAGAGTATGACAAACATAGACGGTACGAACCGCTGAGAAAGGAGCAGTCATCCAAGTGGAGCACGGGCCTGTCATATGTTCAAGACAACGACAGCATTCGGTCGaatgttaaagtaaaacatgatGTTTCTGTAGCGTCGTCTGTAGCGACAATTTCCAAGCCTTCCTTTTCCGAGACTGTATCGGAGCATTCCATTAACAGTAACGACGGGGACATAACAGTTGGCTCGATACTCGACGAGATTGATATTCCCGCAAATGAGTTTACAAACGAGTTCTGGGaaggtgacgtcacagactcTCTTTCCCGAACCAACGATGCCGAAATAGCAGCTCTCAATGACGACAGCAAAGTAACGAACAGTTTAGAATCAGCTCAAACAAGTAAGCAAGACGTTTCCAAAACAAACAGTGATCCGCTAGAGGCATCCGTGGTTGACAGAACCCCAGTTTTATCACCAGTGACGTCACCTACCTCGCTTAGCAGTGGTACGTATAACGATCCTGCAAACTCTCCTGCACGGGATTTAAACTGTGCGAAGTCATTACCGTTCAGTGGAAGCGAGCCGACTTCTATTTCGTCAAGTGACTCAGGCGTTATGTCAAGTTCAACAAGTGGAAACATCCAGGACATTCCAAACGTAGTACATCATACGTGA
- the LOC100187541 gene encoding carboxyl-terminal PDZ ligand of neuronal nitric oxide synthase protein-like isoform X5 — MPSRMSRRKDYNLVDDSYDTRVPLHNEEAFHHGINFKAKYIGTLDVPRPTGRMEIVVAMRRIRYEFKVKRIKKRKVNVVVSVDGVKVILRTKIVMYILQKKELMWDERKLLLMHDPVYRIFYVSHDSHDLKIWSYIARDGSSNVFRCNVFKSTKKSQAMRIVRTIGQAFEVCHKFNTAQNAIAPTGKKATETEQQKIDNKDGKSKKDEVEETDIDAVDITELEPNVGHRTGVTDLDSVQSKQSTPAVTRATANGLSPSGKISAITGDAPLSLHHQMQLMQQQVLQAEQQTQVAVSQVQLLKDQLSAETTARVEAQARNHQLLLQNRELITQMSELVSHISEMEKRISTSRDASNGKYRLHNGERTPAPIIVDPGTPASAPVHLPSFASKVAKAFPIMNDSLFENMNISSQATPTTNEIGRSGKKTLQSAELRLSKSGGNQHNHLESISSDSGSESSSSSEDEEGINPAGYQHVSHSMASTTLATAGSSGAGKTDIMNLLNLDDTANTSIWTSGLATPSKIHRGHPNTSYPKSNGTDSMLEGSSMFSTSQTNYQTNGYTLSPILSIDRSTTRVKEMDSSIDKTPEKRSAWNRLSSPSNVSHDQTNTSKKKSEKSDSVETFLCTGSDNKGPLLW; from the exons ATGCCATCACGAATGTCCAGGAGGAAAGATTATAATCTTGTTGATGATTCTTATGATACAAGAGTCCCACTTCATAATGAAGAAGCTTTTCACCATGGGATCAATTTCAAGGCAAAA TACATTGGAACATTGGACGTACCTCGGCCAACAGGACGAATGGAAATTGTTGTTGCCATGAGAAGAATAAGG TATGAGTTCAAAgtaaagagaataaagaagAGAAAAGTGAATGTGGTAGTTTCTGTGGATGGTGTTAAAGTGATTTTACGAACAAAG ATTGTTATGTATATTCTGCAGAAAAAAGAGCTGATGTGGGATGAACGTAAGCTGCTGTTAATGCATGATCCAGTCTACAG GATCTTTTATGTATCACATGATTCGCATGACTTGAAAATATGGAGTTACATTGCAAGGGATGGTTCAAGCAATGTATTTCGCTGCAATGTATTCAAATCAACAAAGAAG agcCAAGCAATGAGAATTGTAAGAACCATTGGTCAAGCTTTCGAAGTTTGTCATAAGTTTAACACAGCTCAAAACGCTATAGCACCAACGGGGAAAAAAGCAACTGAAACAGAGcaacaaaaaattgacaacAAAG ATGGAAAATCAAAGAAAGATGAAGTAGAAGAAACTGATATAGATGCAGTTGACATCACAGAACTTGAACCCAATGTTGGTCACCGGACAGGGGTCACAGACTTGGATTCGGTTCAGAGCAAA CAATCCACACCAGCTGTAACAAGAGCAACGGCCAATGGGTTAAGTCCTTCAGGAAAAATATCTGCCATAACAGGGGATGCACCTTTAAGTCTACACCATCAAATGCAGCTCATGCAGCAGCAAGTTTTGCAAGCTGAGCAGCAAACACAAGTGGCAGTTTCACAG gtGCAGCTGCTAAAAGATCAGCTTTCAGCGGAAACTACTGCTAGAGTAGAGGCACAG GCAAGAAACCATCAGCTTCTGCTTCAGAACCGTGAACTAATTACACAAATGAGTGAACTTGTCTCCCACATCAGTGAGATGGAAAAGAGAATTTCCACCTCCAGAG ACGCTTCAAATGGAAAGTACCGATTACATAATGGTGAACGTACCCCTGCTCCAATTATTGTGGACCCTGGGACTCCTGCATCAGCACCAGTCCATCTTCCATCTTTTGCATCCAAGGTAGCAAAG GCATTTCCCATCATGAATGATTCCCTCTTCGAAAACATGAACATTTCTTCGCAAGCTACTCCTACTACTAATGAGATTGGTCGTTCTGGGAAAAAAACACTGCAATCTGCTGAGCTCAGATTGTCAAAGTCTGGTGGTAATCAACATAATCATCTGGAAAGCa TATCATCAGATTCAGGATCAGAATCCTCAAGTTCAAGTGAAGATGAAGAAGGTATTAACCCGGCTGGTTATCAACATGTCAGTCATTCCATGGCATCAACTACACTTGCAACAGCAGGCTCCAGTGGAGCAGGCAAAACTGATATAATGAACTTGTTAAATCTGGATGATACCGC cAACACCTCAATATGGACATCCGGACTAGCCACACCATCTAAGATACATCGAGGGCATCCGAACACAAGCTACCCCAAGTCAAATGGCACTGACAGCATGCTGGAAGGGTCATCTATGTTTTCAACGTCACAAACTAACTATCAAAC aaatgGATATACACTTTCCCCCATTCTCAGCATTGATCGATCCACAACCAGAGTAAAAGAAATGGATTCAAGCATTGATAAG ACTCCTGAAAAGAGAAGTGCATGGAATCGCTTGTCATCACCAAGTAATGTCTCCCACGATCAAACTAATACTTCCAAGAAGAAGAGTGAAAAAAG CGACTCAGTGGAGACGTTTTTGTGCACAGGCAGTGATAACAAGGGTCCTCTCCTATGG TGA
- the LOC100187541 gene encoding dystrophin-like protein 1 isoform X2, translated as MPSRMSRRKDYNLVDDSYDTRVPLHNEEAFHHGINFKAKYIGTLDVPRPTGRMEIVVAMRRIRYEFKVKRIKKRKVNVVVSVDGVKVILRTKIVMYILQKKELMWDERKLLLMHDPVYRIFYVSHDSHDLKIWSYIARDGSSNVFRCNVFKSTKKSQAMRIVRTIGQAFEVCHKFNTAQNAIAPTGKKATETEQQKIDNKDGKSKKDEVEETDIDAVDITELEPNVGHRTGVTDLDSVQSKQSTPAVTRATANGLSPSGKISAITGDAPLSLHHQMQLMQQQVLQAEQQTQVAVSQVQLLKDQLSAETTARVEAQARNHQLLLQNRELITQMSELVSHISEMEKRISTSRDASNGKYRLHNGERTPAPIIVDPGTPASAPVHLPSFASKAFPIMNDSLFENMNISSQATPTTNEIGRSGKKTLQSAELRLSKSGGNQHNHLESISSDSGSESSSSSEDEEGINPAGYQHVSHSMASTTLATAGSSGAGKTDIMNLLNLDDTANTSIWTSGLATPSKIHRGHPNTSYPKSNGTDSMLEGSSMFSTSQTNYQTNGYTLSPILSIDRSTTRVKEMDSSIDKTPEKRSAWNRLSSPSNVSHDQTNTSKKKSEKSDAISPDSTASFNLPRLDPPPKVKRNLSKSTPATPETHFNDSPSASESSWQSVISPPPQNTRLKVQSSVGPNEAKTAVKPTEQAKIRYTQPKEVTYLDESISLMEITDSDYTPSITSDFDPLSSKRSLFSSTYPSASNPFHPDKVLSSFDQSFDTTAPSKLFDFTPEEYDKHRRYEPLRKEQSSKWSTGLSYVQDNDSIRSNVKVKHDVSVASSVATISKPSFSETVSEHSINSNDGDITVGSILDEIDIPANEFTNEFWEGDVTDSLSRTNDAEIAALNDDSKVTNSLESAQTSKQDVSKTNSDPLEASVVDRTPVLSPVTSPTSLSSGTYNDPANSPARDLNCAKSLPFSGSEPTSISSSDSGVMSSSTSGNIQDIPNVVHHT; from the exons ATGCCATCACGAATGTCCAGGAGGAAAGATTATAATCTTGTTGATGATTCTTATGATACAAGAGTCCCACTTCATAATGAAGAAGCTTTTCACCATGGGATCAATTTCAAGGCAAAA TACATTGGAACATTGGACGTACCTCGGCCAACAGGACGAATGGAAATTGTTGTTGCCATGAGAAGAATAAGG TATGAGTTCAAAgtaaagagaataaagaagAGAAAAGTGAATGTGGTAGTTTCTGTGGATGGTGTTAAAGTGATTTTACGAACAAAG ATTGTTATGTATATTCTGCAGAAAAAAGAGCTGATGTGGGATGAACGTAAGCTGCTGTTAATGCATGATCCAGTCTACAG GATCTTTTATGTATCACATGATTCGCATGACTTGAAAATATGGAGTTACATTGCAAGGGATGGTTCAAGCAATGTATTTCGCTGCAATGTATTCAAATCAACAAAGAAG agcCAAGCAATGAGAATTGTAAGAACCATTGGTCAAGCTTTCGAAGTTTGTCATAAGTTTAACACAGCTCAAAACGCTATAGCACCAACGGGGAAAAAAGCAACTGAAACAGAGcaacaaaaaattgacaacAAAG ATGGAAAATCAAAGAAAGATGAAGTAGAAGAAACTGATATAGATGCAGTTGACATCACAGAACTTGAACCCAATGTTGGTCACCGGACAGGGGTCACAGACTTGGATTCGGTTCAGAGCAAA CAATCCACACCAGCTGTAACAAGAGCAACGGCCAATGGGTTAAGTCCTTCAGGAAAAATATCTGCCATAACAGGGGATGCACCTTTAAGTCTACACCATCAAATGCAGCTCATGCAGCAGCAAGTTTTGCAAGCTGAGCAGCAAACACAAGTGGCAGTTTCACAG gtGCAGCTGCTAAAAGATCAGCTTTCAGCGGAAACTACTGCTAGAGTAGAGGCACAG GCAAGAAACCATCAGCTTCTGCTTCAGAACCGTGAACTAATTACACAAATGAGTGAACTTGTCTCCCACATCAGTGAGATGGAAAAGAGAATTTCCACCTCCAGAG ACGCTTCAAATGGAAAGTACCGATTACATAATGGTGAACGTACCCCTGCTCCAATTATTGTGGACCCTGGGACTCCTGCATCAGCACCAGTCCATCTTCCATCTTTTGCATCCAAG GCATTTCCCATCATGAATGATTCCCTCTTCGAAAACATGAACATTTCTTCGCAAGCTACTCCTACTACTAATGAGATTGGTCGTTCTGGGAAAAAAACACTGCAATCTGCTGAGCTCAGATTGTCAAAGTCTGGTGGTAATCAACATAATCATCTGGAAAGCa TATCATCAGATTCAGGATCAGAATCCTCAAGTTCAAGTGAAGATGAAGAAGGTATTAACCCGGCTGGTTATCAACATGTCAGTCATTCCATGGCATCAACTACACTTGCAACAGCAGGCTCCAGTGGAGCAGGCAAAACTGATATAATGAACTTGTTAAATCTGGATGATACCGC cAACACCTCAATATGGACATCCGGACTAGCCACACCATCTAAGATACATCGAGGGCATCCGAACACAAGCTACCCCAAGTCAAATGGCACTGACAGCATGCTGGAAGGGTCATCTATGTTTTCAACGTCACAAACTAACTATCAAAC aaatgGATATACACTTTCCCCCATTCTCAGCATTGATCGATCCACAACCAGAGTAAAAGAAATGGATTCAAGCATTGATAAG ACTCCTGAAAAGAGAAGTGCATGGAATCGCTTGTCATCACCAAGTAATGTCTCCCACGATCAAACTAATACTTCCAAGAAGAAGAGTGAAAAAAG TGATGCAATCTCACCAGACTCAACAGCCTCGTTCAATTTACCACGACTTGATCCCCCACCAAAGGTGAAGCGAAACCTGTCAAAATCAACCCCCGCCACCCCAGAAACTCACTTCAATGACTCTCCTTCTGCCTCAGAATCATCATGGCAATCAGTGATCAGTCCACCACCACAGAACACAAGATTAAAAGTTCAGTCCTCAGTCGGACCAAACGAAGCTAAAACTGCTGTAAAACCAACAGAACAGGCAAAAATTCGATACACACAGCCTAAAGAAGTCACTTATTTGGATGAATCAATTTCCCTGATGGAAATTACAGATTCAGATTACACACCGTCTATAACAAGTGACTTTGACCCATTAAGCAGTAAACGTTCACTCTTTTCCTCTACCTATCCCAGTGCATCAAACCCTTTCCACCCAGACAAAGTTCTCTCATCATTTGATCAAAGTTTTGACACCACTGCCCCGAGCAAGCTGTTTGATTTTACGCCAGAAGAGTATGACAAACATAGACGGTACGAACCGCTGAGAAAGGAGCAGTCATCCAAGTGGAGCACGGGCCTGTCATATGTTCAAGACAACGACAGCATTCGGTCGaatgttaaagtaaaacatgatGTTTCTGTAGCGTCGTCTGTAGCGACAATTTCCAAGCCTTCCTTTTCCGAGACTGTATCGGAGCATTCCATTAACAGTAACGACGGGGACATAACAGTTGGCTCGATACTCGACGAGATTGATATTCCCGCAAATGAGTTTACAAACGAGTTCTGGGaaggtgacgtcacagactcTCTTTCCCGAACCAACGATGCCGAAATAGCAGCTCTCAATGACGACAGCAAAGTAACGAACAGTTTAGAATCAGCTCAAACAAGTAAGCAAGACGTTTCCAAAACAAACAGTGATCCGCTAGAGGCATCCGTGGTTGACAGAACCCCAGTTTTATCACCAGTGACGTCACCTACCTCGCTTAGCAGTGGTACGTATAACGATCCTGCAAACTCTCCTGCACGGGATTTAAACTGTGCGAAGTCATTACCGTTCAGTGGAAGCGAGCCGACTTCTATTTCGTCAAGTGACTCAGGCGTTATGTCAAGTTCAACAAGTGGAAACATCCAGGACATTCCAAACGTAGTACATCATACGTGA